ATCAAGGCTTTGAGTAATGTTTTAAATAAAATCCCTATTGTGGGCTATCTTGTCTTAGGGAAAGAAGGTAAAATCACCACTAATGTGAATGTCAAAGGCACGCTGGATAACCCTAAAACCAAAGTCACTTTAGCGGCTGATATTATCCAAGCGCCTTTTAAAATCTTGCGCCGTATTTTCACACCTATTGACATCATCGTGGATGAAGTCAAAAAAAACATTGATTCAAAAAGGAAGTAAAATGACTCTCAATGAAGCCATTAAAGACAAAGTTTATGAAATCGTAGAAATCGCTAACTGCGATGAAGCCCTTAAAAAACGCTTTCTGTCTTTTGGTATCCATGAAGGAGTTCAATGCACTCTTTTGCATTATTCTATGAAAAAAGCCACGCTTTCGGTTAAAATCAACCGCATTCAAGTGGCTTTAAGAACCCATGAAGCGCAATACCTTGTCATCAAAGAAAGCGTGTGAAAATGGGTTTAAAACATACTAAAACTTACCAAAAAGCCCAACAAATCAAAGAACTGCTTTTAAAACATTACCCCAACCAAACCACCGAATTGCGCCATAAAAACCCCTATGAATTGCTGGTGGCTACCATTTTAAGCGCTCAATGCACGGACGCTAGAGTGAATAAAATAACGCCCAAGTTATTTGAAAAATACCCAAGTGTGAATGATTTAGCCCTAGCTTTTTTAGAAGAAGTTAAAGAAATTATCCAATCCGTTTCTTATTCCAACAATAAAAGCAAGCATTTAATCAGTATGGCGCAAAAAGTGGTTAGGGATTTTAAGGGCGTTATCCCCTCTACACAAAAAGAATTGATGAGCCTAGATGGCGTGGGGCAAAAAACCGCTAATGTGGTGCTTTCAGTGTGCTTTGATGCAAATTATATAGCCGTAGATACCCATGTGTTCCGCACGGTGCACCGATTAGGCTTAAGCAACGCTAACACGCCCATTAAGACCGAAGAAGAACTCAGCGATCTTTTTAAAGACAACCTGTCAAAACTCCACCATGCCTTAATCTTGTTTGGCCGTTACACCTGCAAGGCTAAAAACCCCTTGTGCGGCGAGTGTTTTTTAAAAGAATTTTGCGTTTCTAAGGCTAGCTTTAAAGCGTAGTGGCTTTATTTGTTATAAAATTTATAGTAAAATTAAGATTTTATAATCAAAGTCAAATCATTCTTGAAAGAGTAGAGTTTTATGTCAGAAGCAGAATCTAATAAGTTAAAAATAGCCGAAAAAGAGAAAGAAAAAGCTAGCAAGGAAAGAGAACTAGAGCTTTCCACTTATTTAGAAGAACTCATTTGCGATTATAAAAACCTTTTAGACATGGAGATTGTTTTTAGTGCAGAACTTGGCTCTACGCAAATCCCTTTATTGCAGATTTTGCGTTTTGAAAAAGGCTCTGTGATTGACTTGCAAAAACCCGCTGGAGAGAGCGTGGATACTTTTGTGAACGGGCGGGTTATTGGTAAGGGTGAGGTGATGGTTTTTGAAAGGAATTTAGCCATTCGTTTGAATGAAATCCTTGATTCTAACGCCATTGTGTATTATCTCGCTAAAAATTCATGAGATTGTTATTCTTGTTATTGAGCGCTATTTTTATGTTACTGGCTGAAGAAAAAATACCTTTAAATGATGACGCTCCTATTAAACTTATGCATTGGCAAAACGCATTAAAAGAAGTCCAACCTGATTCAAACGCTCTAACAACACCACCCATAAAAGCCGTGCAAACCACGCTCACTTTTGAAACGCCTTTTAATAAAGCGCCTAAAATCATGGAAGTTGAAGGGCAAAAGGTGATCGTTTTAAAAAACGCTAAACTGGATTCTAAAAAAACCATGGATTTTAAAGAAGCCTCTTTGAATGCTTTAGAAATGTTTTCCTACCACAATGACATCTACCTCTTGTCTAAAAAAGCTAAAATGGAATTAGAAATCCAAGCTTCAAACAGCAAGGATAAAAAACGGCTCCGCTTTCTTTTTTTACCAAAAGGTTTTCATTTAGCCCCACCGCCTAGCCATGAAGGAAAATCTCAGCATGCCAATCTTTCAAGCCAAGATGAAAAAGAGCGAGCCAAAAGTCCCTTAAACACTTTAGAGTTAAAACCCCCACTAGATTTAAGCCATGCTTATAAGGCGCTAGCGGTTATTGCTGCCTTGCTCTTAATATTGTATATAATCAAAAAAAAAATTGTTCCTGCACAAGGGTCTTTTTCTACAAAAGATTTTAAGTTAGAAATTAGTGTTTTGGGTCGTGTTGATGCGAACCATAAAATCATTTCCATAAAAACTAATAAGGAGCGTTACTTGGTCTTACTGAGCGATAAATACGGCCTGCTTTTAGACAAAATAAGCCCAAAAACATCTAAAGAAGAACTGATTAAAGAAGCTGAAAATAATATAAAGAATTCAAAATTAGGAAATTTATATGCCGGAAAATTCTAAACTGCAATCTGCTAAGTTAGGGAAAAATTTTGACCCTGTGGATCATTCTAACAGGAATTTTTTCTTTTCTCTCATTCTATCTGTATTGTTACACTGGTTGATTTATTTTTTATTTGAACACAGAGGGGATTTTTTTCCCTCAAAACCCAAGCTTGTTAAAGTGGATCCTAAAAATTTATTGATTTTAAAAAGAGGCCATTCGCAAGATCCCAGTAAAAACACCCCGGGCGCTCCTAAACCCACGCTAGCTGGCCCCCAAAAACCCCCCACACCACCAACCCCACCAACCCCACCAACCCCACCAACCCCACCAAAACCTATAGAAAAGCCTAAACCTAAGCCAAAACCCAAACCTGAACCCAAAAAGCCCAATCACAAACATAAGGCTCTTAAAAAAGTGGAAAAAGTGGAAGAGAAAAAAATAGTAGAGGAGAAAAAAGAAGAGAAAAAAATAGTAGAACAAAAAGTAGAGCAGAAAAAAGTGGAAGAGAAAAAACCTGTCAAAAAAGAATTTGATCCCAATCAGCTTTCTTTCTTGCCTAAAGAAGTTGCGCCACCCAGACAAGAAAATAATAAAGGCTTGGATAACCAAACCAAAAGGGATATTGATGAATTGTATGGCGAAGAATTTGGGGATTTAGGCACAGCCGAAAAAGATTTCATCAGGAATAATTTAAGGGATATTGGGCGCATCACGCAAAAATATTTAGAATACCCTCAAGTAGCGGCTTATTTAGGGCAAGACGGGACGAATGCGGTAGAATTTTACTTGCACCCTAATGGCGATATTACCGATCTTAAAATCATCATTGGCTCTGAGTATAAAATGCTTGATGACAACACCTTAAAGACTATTCAGATCGCTTATAAGGATTACCCGCGCCCCAAAACTAAAACCCTCATCCGCATTAGAGTGCGTTATTACCTAGGGGGCAATTAAAGGAATGGAAATCACGCTTTTTGACCCTATAGACGCTCACTTGCATGTGCGAGAAAACGCACTTTTAAAAGCGGTGTTAAGATATTCTAGCGAGCCTTTTAGCGCTGCGGTGATCATGCCTAATCTCAATAAGCCCTTAATTAACACTCCAATCACCCTTGAATATGAAGAAGAAATTTTAAACCATTCTTCAAACTTCAAGCCTTTAATGAGTTTGTATTTCAATGATGATTTGACCTTAGAAGAATTGCAACGCGCCCAAGAAAAAGGCATCAGGTTTTTAAAGCTCTACCCCAAAGGCATGACCACAAACGCGCAAAACGGCACTTCGGATTTGTTGGGTGAAAAAACTTTAGAGATTTTAGAAAACGCCCAAAAATTAGGCTTTATTTTATGCATCCATGCAGAACAAGCCGGGTTTTGTTTGGATAAAGAATTTTTATGCCATAGCGTTTTAGAAACTTTCGCCCTTTCATTCCCTAAACTCAAAATCATTATAGAGCATTTGAGCGATTGGCGCAGTATCGCTCTAATTGAAAAGCATGACAACCTCTATGCGACTTTAACTTTACACCATATCAGCATGACTTTAGATGATTTATTAGGGGGGAGTTTGAACCCGCATTGTTTTTGCAAACCTTTAATCAAAACCAAAAAAGACCAAGAAAGGCTTTTATCCCTTGCTTTAAAAGCCCACCCTAAAATCTCTTTTGGCTCTGATAGCGCCCCGCATTTTGTCTCTAAAAAGCATAGCACTAACATTCCAGCAGGCATCTTTTCTGCCCCTATTTTGTTGCCTGCGTTGTGCGAACTTTTTGAAAAACACAACGCTTTAGAAAACTTGCAAGCCTTTATCAGCGATAACGCTAAAAAAATCTATGCGCTAGACAATTTGCCCAGTAAAAAAGCGCATTTGTCTAAAAAACCCTTTATAGTCCCTACGCACACACTTTGTCTGAATGAAAAAATTGCTATCTTAAGAGGGGGCGAAACGCTATCTTGGAACATTCAAGAAATCGCCTAAAACATGCCGCCTTTTTCGTGGGGCTTTTCATCGTTTTATTTTTAATTGCAATGAAGCGCCAAACCCCCCCCCTATGCTTTCGCGCACAATCAAACCCTTTCAACTGAAAGCCCCCCCTATTTCACACAACTCACTATCCCTAAACCCAATGACGCTTTAAGCGTGCATGCGAGTGCTTTAATCAGCTTGCCTAACGATAATCTTTTGAGCGCTTATTTTAGCGGCACTAAAGAAGGGGCAAGGGATGTGAAAATCAGCGCGAATCTTTTTGACAGCAAGATTAATCGCTGGAGCGAAGCCTTCATTCTTTTAACCAAAGAAGAGCTTTCTCATTATTCGCATGAATATATCAAAAAACTGGGTAACCCCTTGCTTTTTTTGCATGACGATAAAATTTTGTTGTTTGTCGTAGGGGTGAGCATGGGCGGGTGGGCCACTTCTAAAATCTACCAACTTGAAAGCGCTTTAGAGCCGATTCATTTTAAATTTGTGCAAAAACTCTCTTTAAGCCCTTTTTTAAACTTAAGCCATTTGATAAGGAATAAGCCTTTAAACACCACTGATGGCGGGTTTATGCTACCACTCTATCACGAATTAGCCACCCAATACCCCTTGTTATTGAAATTTGACAAACAAAATAACCCAAGAGAGCTTTTAAGGCCTAATGCCCTAAACCACCAGCTCCAGCCAAGCTTAACCCCCTTTAAAGACTGCGCTGTCATGGCGTTTAGAAACTATTCTTTTAAAGATAGCCTCATGCTAGAAACCTGTAAAACCCCCACCACTTGGCAAAAGCCCATGCTTACGAATTTGAAAAACTTGAATGACGCTTTGAATTTGATCAATTTAAATAAAGAATTGTTTTTAATCCACAACCCTAGCGATTTATCTTTGCGTCGTAAAGAACTCTTATTTTCTAAATTAGAAAACTCAAACTCTTTTAAAACCTTAAAAATTTTAGATAAAGCGGATGAAGTGAGTTACCCAAGCTATAGTCTTAACCCTCATTTTATAGATATTGTCTATACCTACAACCGCTCTCATATCAAACACATCCGTTTTAATATGGCTTATTTAAAATCCCTTCTCAAGTAATCAGTCATGTTCATACATTCTTCTTACACGCTGAGTTTTGTATGGCTTTTTTTAATTTTCTTTTTTTTTAAAAATAAGCCATTGAGTTTGAGGTTTTCGCTCTCTTTTATAAGCGTGATTTTAAGCAATATCGCTTTTAAAGACTCTCTATCGCTCAACGCCTTTTTAAGCAGTTTTACAGCCCCCTTAAGCCCCTTTAGCTGTCTTTTGATCCTTGCTTATACAAGCTTTTCTTGTCATATACTCAAAAAGCCCCCTTTAGAAACCTTGCAATCTTATAGCATCATGCTGTTTTTCAATCTGTTGCTTTTGATAGATATTTTAGGGTTTTTGCCTTTTTCAATCTATCATCATTTCATGGCTTCTCTTATTTTTAGTGCGCTTTTTTGCAGCAGTTTGTTTTTGAGTAGCCCCTTACTGGGCATGATCGCTTTAGTGGCGTTATCCAGTTCGCTTTTGATGCGTTCTCATTTTCAAATCTTAGATTCTTTATTAGATTTCCCCTTGCTTCTTTTTGTCTTTTTGAAGACTTTATATCTTGTTAAAAAAAGGTTGTATTAACGCTTATGAAATCCCTATCCCATGCCCTTTTTTCGCTCTTTTTAAAAGGTTTTTATTTCACCTTTTTTATGAGCTTGTTGTTTGTGTTCAATCGTATCGGCTTTATCCTTTATACTGGCTATTATAAACATGCTTTAAAAAACCCTATTTTTGATGAAATCATCAAAACCCTATTCAATGGAGCAAGATATGATAATCGTGTGGTCTCAAGCCTAGCGATTCTTTTTATCATTATCGGATTATTAGGGTTATTTGCCCCTAAACGCCAAACCAAAATGCTTAATATTATGGCGTATTTTTCTATCGCTATTATCCTGTTTTTAAACATTGCGAACATTGTTTATTACGGCATTTATGGGAATGTGTTTGATGAAAATTTATTGGAATTTTTGCATGAAGACACGCTCACGATTTTAAAAATGAGCGGAGAATACCCTATTTTTTCTGGTTTTTCACTCTTTGTGATCATTAGCATTTTAATCTCTCTTATCTATTTCAAGATCCAAAACGCCCTTTTTAAACCCAAAAATGTTGATCAAGCCACCCGCACCAAACCCCTTAAAACTTTCCTTTTATTCATGCTTTTTTCACTCATGCAAATGTTTTACATCAACGCGCAATTGAGCTTTGTTGGTGCGTCTTTAGATCTCAGCATAGAGCCAGCCAAAGATCCTTTTTTAATGAAAATTACCCCCGGGGCGTTTCGCAACCTTTATCTTTTGGCGCGCAATTACAGACAAAGCCATAACCTTAAATTCAGCGATTTTGCTAAAGGATCGCCCCTAGAAGTGGCGAAAAATTATTTCAATCTTAAAGAAAACCCCTCAAACAACCTCTATGAGTTGCTTTCTCAAACAAGCCACAACAATTCCAATCAAACCATCCAACATGTTTTTTATATCGTTTCAGAGTCTCTGAGTTCATGGCATTTTGATCAAAAATTTGACGCTATAGGGCTAACGAGCGCTTTAAAAGGCTTGGTTAAAAAAGAGCATGCTCACATGCTTTCTGCTTTTATTGAAAGCGCCCCACGAACCGTTAAAAGCCTGGATGTCCAAATCACAGGCTTGCCTTATATCAATGATAATAACTTAGTCAATTCAGGCGTAATCCTCCCTAGCTTTCCTATGGCGATTGGCAATATCATGAAAACTCTGGGTTATAGAAATAACTTTTATTATGGGGGTAGCGGGATTTGGAACAAACTAGATAGTTTCACCAAAAAACAAGGTTTTCACGCCCTTTATTTCAATAACCATCTCTTAGAATTTGCCAAAAACAAGCCCTACCCTAAACCCATAGAGAGCAACTGGGGAGTGCATGATAATATTTTATTTGACTATATTTTAGAAAACACCAACCCCAATGAAAAAACTTTCAGCATGGTCATGACTTTAAGCAATCACGCAATCAAAAATGTGAATCTCAAAGCCTTTAATGTGCCTTTAGAAAAAATCCAAAAATTTGTGGAAAAAACCCCCAAAGCAGAAAATCTACCGGACGCTAATTCTTTAGGGCATATTTACTGGTATGACAAAGTAATAGTCAATTTCATCAAAAAAGCAAGCCTTAAATTCCCTAACTCGCTTTTTATCATTACAGGAGATCATTTTGACAGGAGCTATGAATACGCTAAAAACGATTTATATGTGATTAAATCCGTGCCGCTTATTTTATACGCCCCTACTTTAAAGCCTGAAAAAATCAGTCAAGTCGGATCGCATTTAGACATCGCTCCTACGATTGTTGAATTAGCCGCTCCTAAAGGTTTTCAATTTGTGAGTTTTGGAAAGCCTTTATTTTCTAACAACACAACAAACCCTCCAAGCCACCCCGATTATGCGCTAGGTTATGAAGCGATCGCTACCAAAGATTATTTTTATAACCCGAGTTTGGGGTTAAGGTATTTGAACGAAAACCACAAAGAGCAAAAGGATAAACAAAACGACAAAATAGAAGCTTTTCAGTTTTACCAGCAATTAGAATCCTTAAAAGCCCTCAGTTATTACTTGCTCTATCATGGGGCTAATCTTAAAGATTGATAAACGGAGTTTTTAATTCCATTAAACGCATGATTTTTGCTACAATAATAGGATTTTAATTGATAAAGGACAAATAAGCATGCCAAATAGGGGCGTTGTTTTATTAGACGGGCAAGCACTAGCTTACAATATAGAAAAAGATTTGAAAAATAAAATCCAAATAATAACCGCACAAACGCATAAACGCCCCAAACTAGCCGTGATTTTAGTGGGGAAAGATCCCGCTAGTATCACTTATGTCAATATGAAGATCAAAGCATGCGAAAGGGTGGGCATGGATTTTGACTTAAAAACCCTCCAAGAAAATATTACTGAAGCTGAATTGCTGTCCTTGATTAAAGATTACAATACCGATCAAAACATTTCAGGCATTTTAGTCCAGCTCCCCCTACCCAGACACATTGACACTAAAATGATTTTAGAAGCCATTGATCCGAGTAAAGATGTGGATGGTTTCCACCCCCTTAATATCGGCAAGCTCTGCACTCAAAAAGAATCGTTTCTGCCAGCTACCCCTATGGGCGTGATGCGTCTTTTAAAGCATTATCATATTGAAATCAAGGGCAAGGATGTAGCGATTATTGGGGCGAGCAATATCATTGGAAAACCTTTGAGCATGCTTTTGTTAAACGCTGGGGCTAGCGTGAGCGTGTGCCATATTTTGACTAAAGACATTAGTTTTTACACCCAAAACGCTGATATTGTCTGCGTTGGCGTGGGTAAGCCTGATTTGATTAAAGCGAGCATGTTAAAAAAAGGGGCTGTAGTGGTGGATATTGGGATCAATCATTTGAACGATGGGCGTATCGTGGGCGATGTGGATTTTATAAACGCGCAAAAAGTTGCCGGTTTTATCACCCCTGTGCCTAAAGGCGTGGGGCCTATGACGATCGTCTCGCTTTTAGAAAACACTCTGATCGCTTTTGAAAAACAACAAAGGAAGGGATTTTAATGAAATTTTTACGCTCTGTTTATACATTTTGCTCCAGTTGGGTAGGGACGATCATTATTGTGCTGTTGGTTATCTTTTTTATCGCACAAGCCTTTATCATTCCCTCTCGCTCTATGGTAGGCACGCTCTATGAGGGCGATATGCTCTTTGTCAAAAAGTTTTCTTACGGCATACCCATTCCTAAAATCCCATGGATTGAGCTTCCTGTTATGCCTGATTTTAAAAATAATGGGCATTTGATAGAGGGGGATCGCCCTAAGCGCGGCGAAGTGGTGGTGTTTATCCCTCCCCATGAAAAAAAATCTTACTATGTCAAAAGGAATTTCGCTATTGGAGGCGATGAGGTGTTATTCACTAATGAGGGGTTTTATTTGCACCCTTTTGAGAGCGACACAGACAAAAATTACATTGCTAAACATTACCCTAACGCCATGACTAAAGAATTCATGGGTAAAATTTTTGTTTTAAACCCTTATAGGAGTGAGCATCCAGGTATCCATTACCAAAAAGACAATGAAACCTTCCATTTAATGGAGCAGTTAGCCACTCAAGGCGCAGAAGCTAATATCAGCATGCAACTCATTCAAATGGAGGGCGAAAAGGTGTTTTATAAGAAAATCAATAACGATGAATTTTTCATGATCGGCGATAACAGAGACAATTCTAGCGACTCGCGCTTTTGGGGGAGTGTGGCTTATAAAAACATCGTGGGTTCGCCATGGTTTGTTTATTTCAGTTTGAGTTTAAAAAATAGCCTGGAAATGGATGCAGAAAATAACCCCAAAAAACGCTATTTGGTGCGTTGGGAACGCATGTTTAAAAGCGTTGAAGGTTTAGAAAAAATCATTAAAAAAGAAAAAGCAACGCATTAAGGTTTTTTGTGCAATTTTTTGATTTCTCTTTAGAAAGTTTTATCACCACCTTAATGAAGATCCTAGCCCTTTTAATCGCTATCATAGGGCATGAGATCATGCATGGCTTGAGTGCATTTTTATTTGGAGACAGG
This region of Helicobacter pylori genomic DNA includes:
- the pyrC gene encoding dihydroorotase, giving the protein MEITLFDPIDAHLHVRENALLKAVLRYSSEPFSAAVIMPNLNKPLINTPITLEYEEEILNHSSNFKPLMSLYFNDDLTLEELQRAQEKGIRFLKLYPKGMTTNAQNGTSDLLGEKTLEILENAQKLGFILCIHAEQAGFCLDKEFLCHSVLETFALSFPKLKIIIEHLSDWRSIALIEKHDNLYATLTLHHISMTLDDLLGGSLNPHCFCKPLIKTKKDQERLLSLALKAHPKISFGSDSAPHFVSKKHSTNIPAGIFSAPILLPALCELFEKHNALENLQAFISDNAKKIYALDNLPSKKAHLSKKPFIVPTHTLCLNEKIAILRGGETLSWNIQEIA
- a CDS encoding energy transducer TonB — translated: MPENSKLQSAKLGKNFDPVDHSNRNFFFSLILSVLLHWLIYFLFEHRGDFFPSKPKLVKVDPKNLLILKRGHSQDPSKNTPGAPKPTLAGPQKPPTPPTPPTPPTPPTPPKPIEKPKPKPKPKPEPKKPNHKHKALKKVEKVEEKKIVEEKKEEKKIVEQKVEQKKVEEKKPVKKEFDPNQLSFLPKEVAPPRQENNKGLDNQTKRDIDELYGEEFGDLGTAEKDFIRNNLRDIGRITQKYLEYPQVAAYLGQDGTNAVEFYLHPNGDITDLKIIIGSEYKMLDDNTLKTIQIAYKDYPRPKTKTLIRIRVRYYLGGN
- the folD gene encoding bifunctional methylenetetrahydrofolate dehydrogenase/methenyltetrahydrofolate cyclohydrolase FolD, which translates into the protein MPNRGVVLLDGQALAYNIEKDLKNKIQIITAQTHKRPKLAVILVGKDPASITYVNMKIKACERVGMDFDLKTLQENITEAELLSLIKDYNTDQNISGILVQLPLPRHIDTKMILEAIDPSKDVDGFHPLNIGKLCTQKESFLPATPMGVMRLLKHYHIEIKGKDVAIIGASNIIGKPLSMLLLNAGASVSVCHILTKDISFYTQNADIVCVGVGKPDLIKASMLKKGAVVVDIGINHLNDGRIVGDVDFINAQKVAGFITPVPKGVGPMTIVSLLENTLIAFEKQQRKGF
- a CDS encoding LTA synthase family protein: MKSLSHALFSLFLKGFYFTFFMSLLFVFNRIGFILYTGYYKHALKNPIFDEIIKTLFNGARYDNRVVSSLAILFIIIGLLGLFAPKRQTKMLNIMAYFSIAIILFLNIANIVYYGIYGNVFDENLLEFLHEDTLTILKMSGEYPIFSGFSLFVIISILISLIYFKIQNALFKPKNVDQATRTKPLKTFLLFMLFSLMQMFYINAQLSFVGASLDLSIEPAKDPFLMKITPGAFRNLYLLARNYRQSHNLKFSDFAKGSPLEVAKNYFNLKENPSNNLYELLSQTSHNNSNQTIQHVFYIVSESLSSWHFDQKFDAIGLTSALKGLVKKEHAHMLSAFIESAPRTVKSLDVQITGLPYINDNNLVNSGVILPSFPMAIGNIMKTLGYRNNFYYGGSGIWNKLDSFTKKQGFHALYFNNHLLEFAKNKPYPKPIESNWGVHDNILFDYILENTNPNEKTFSMVMTLSNHAIKNVNLKAFNVPLEKIQKFVEKTPKAENLPDANSLGHIYWYDKVIVNFIKKASLKFPNSLFIITGDHFDRSYEYAKNDLYVIKSVPLILYAPTLKPEKISQVGSHLDIAPTIVELAAPKGFQFVSFGKPLFSNNTTNPPSHPDYALGYEAIATKDYFYNPSLGLRYLNENHKEQKDKQNDKIEAFQFYQQLESLKALSYYLLYHGANLKD
- a CDS encoding FeoA family protein, with translation MTLNEAIKDKVYEIVEIANCDEALKKRFLSFGIHEGVQCTLLHYSMKKATLSVKINRIQVALRTHEAQYLVIKESV
- the lepB gene encoding signal peptidase I: MKFLRSVYTFCSSWVGTIIIVLLVIFFIAQAFIIPSRSMVGTLYEGDMLFVKKFSYGIPIPKIPWIELPVMPDFKNNGHLIEGDRPKRGEVVVFIPPHEKKSYYVKRNFAIGGDEVLFTNEGFYLHPFESDTDKNYIAKHYPNAMTKEFMGKIFVLNPYRSEHPGIHYQKDNETFHLMEQLATQGAEANISMQLIQMEGEKVFYKKINNDEFFMIGDNRDNSSDSRFWGSVAYKNIVGSPWFVYFSLSLKNSLEMDAENNPKKRYLVRWERMFKSVEGLEKIIKKEKATH
- the nth gene encoding endonuclease III — its product is MGLKHTKTYQKAQQIKELLLKHYPNQTTELRHKNPYELLVATILSAQCTDARVNKITPKLFEKYPSVNDLALAFLEEVKEIIQSVSYSNNKSKHLISMAQKVVRDFKGVIPSTQKELMSLDGVGQKTANVVLSVCFDANYIAVDTHVFRTVHRLGLSNANTPIKTEEELSDLFKDNLSKLHHALILFGRYTCKAKNPLCGECFLKEFCVSKASFKA
- the fliN gene encoding flagellar motor switch protein FliN, producing the protein MSEAESNKLKIAEKEKEKASKERELELSTYLEELICDYKNLLDMEIVFSAELGSTQIPLLQILRFEKGSVIDLQKPAGESVDTFVNGRVIGKGEVMVFERNLAIRLNEILDSNAIVYYLAKNS